One window from the genome of Cryptomeria japonica chromosome 6, Sugi_1.0, whole genome shotgun sequence encodes:
- the LOC131069454 gene encoding beta-1,3-galactosyltransferase pvg3-like, whose protein sequence is MGTGLLCLFTFIVFLLVLLNVSEFRQIVRSPSSFTTVLQYNSNANSLNSSLQSFLLRTDENTHVGSQDSQIFINCSCPHEVQNCTDGMKESLTGIEYDKRKDIEIGYEFSILIGILTRADLYERRHFLRMIYGSQSTAHAKVDVRFVFCNLTKEDQRILVPLEIMSYNDIIILNCEENMDQGKTYTYFSSLPKTGLQYDYVMKADDDVFFRIDKLAESLKPLPRIDTYYGFVLPCEKMDPFDKYMSGMGYALSWDLVKWIEESPIAKNNSVGPEDLMVGRWLDEGKKAKNRFNNKPAMYDFPFSNPPCSHEFIPETIAVHKLKDRVRWFTVLNYFSYTSKLKESKLYHIY, encoded by the coding sequence ATGGGGACAGGGCTGCTATGTCTATTCACATTCATTGTCTTCTTATTAGTCTTACTCAATGTATCAGAATTCAGACAAATTGTTAGAAGCCCATCTAGTTTTACCACAGTATTGCAGTATAATTCTAATGCAAACAGTCTCAATTCATCCTTGCAGTCATTTCTTCTGAGAACAGATGAGAATACTCATGTGGGTTCTCAAGACAGTCAGATCTTCATCAACTGTAGCTGCCCACATGAAGTTCAGAACTGCACAGATGGTATGAAGGAGTCTCTCACTGGAATAGAATATGATAAGAGGAAAGACATAGAGATTGGCTATGAGTTCAGTATTCTGATTGGAATCCTGACAAGGGCAGATCTGTATGAAAGAAGACATTTCCTTCGTATGATTTATGGAAGCCAATCCACAGCTCATGCAAAAGTAGACGTGAGATTTGTGTTCTGCAATCTGACAAAGGAGGATCAAAGAATCCTTGTGCCTCTGGAGATCATGAGCTACAATGATATCATCATACTGAACTGTGAAGAGAACATGGACCAAGGTAAGACTTATACTTATTTCTCCAGTTTGCCAAAGACTGGATTGCAGTATGATTATGTTATGAAGGCAGATGATGACGTTTTCTTTAGGATTGACAAGTTGGCTGAGTCACTGAAGCCTTTGCCAAGGATTGACACTTACTATGGCTTTGTTTTACCATGTGAGAAAATGGATCCTTTTGACAAGTACATGTCTGGTATGGGATATGCACTTTCATGGGATTTGGTCAAGTGGATTGAGGAGTCTCCTATTGCTAAGAATAATTCAGTGGGGCCAGAGGATCTGATGGTAGGGAGATGGTTAGATGAAGGGAAGAAGGCTAAGAATAGGTTTAACAATAAGCCTGCCATGTATGACTTTCCTTTCTCCAATCCCCCTTGTTCTCATGAATTCATTCCTGAGACCATTGCTGTACATAAGCTCAAGGACAGGGTGAGGTGGTTCACTGTCCTCAACTACTTCAGTTATACATCTAAACTCAAGGAATCCAAGCTGTATCATATATACTAG